The following proteins are co-located in the Acanthochromis polyacanthus isolate Apoly-LR-REF ecotype Palm Island chromosome 7, KAUST_Apoly_ChrSc, whole genome shotgun sequence genome:
- the lhx2b gene encoding LIM/homeobox protein Lhx2b isoform X3 → MLFHGLPGGDVHGVVEEMDRRGKSESAAISSAIDMGESETSMPCMTSERVALCAGCGRKISDRYYLLAVDKQWHMRCLKCCECKLNLESELTCFSKDGSIYCKEDYYRRFSVQRCARCHLGISASEMVMRARDLVYHLNCFTCTTCSKMLTTGDHFGMKDSLVYCRLHFETLIQGEYQTHFNHADVVPHKGLGPANTLGLSYFNGVGTVQKGRPRKRKSPGPGAELAAYNAALSCNENDGESMDRDSQYSSSQKTKRMRTSFKHHQLRTMKSYFAINHNPDAKDLKQLAQKTGLTKRVLQVWFQNARAKFRRNLLRQESTGVDKASDGSTLQGGTPSGPASEISNASMSPSSTPTTLTDLTNPTMPTVTSVLTSVPGGMDVHECRSPSQTTLTSLF, encoded by the exons ATGCTTTTCCATGGCCTCCCTGGAGGCGACGTGCACGGTGTGGTGGAAGAAATGGACCGGAGAGGAAAGAGCGAGTCAGCAGCCATCAGTTCAGCCATCGATATGGGAGAATCAGAGACG TCCATGCCGTGTATGACCAGCGAGCGCGTGGCCCTGTGCGCGGGCTGCGGCAGGAAGATCTCGGACCGCTACTACCTGCTGGCCGTGGACAAGCAGTGGCACATGCGCTGCCTCAAGTGCTGCGAGTGCAAACTCAACCTGGAGTCCGAGCTCACCTGCTTCAGTAAGGACGGCAGCATCTACTGCAAGGAGGACTACTACAG AAGATTTTCGGTGCAGAGATGCGCTCGGTGCCACCTGGGGATCTCAGCCTCGGAGATGGTGATGCGGGCCCGGGACTTGGTCTACCACCTCAACTGCTTCACCTGCACCACATGCAGCAAGATGCTCACCACCGGGGACCACTTTGGCATGAAGGACAGTCTGGTGTACTGTCGGCTGCACTTTGAGACTCTCATCCAGGGAGAATATCAGACACATTTTAACCACGCGGACGTTGTCCCGCATAAAGGCCTGGGCCCGGCCAACACGCTCGGACTATCCTACTTCAACGGCGTGGGGACAGTGCAGAAAGGGCGGCCCAGGAAGAGGAAAAGCCCCGGGCCGGGGGCCGAGCTGGCTGCTTATAACGCAG CACTGAGCTGTAACGAGAACGACGGCGAGTCCATGGACCGGGACTCCCAGTACAGCTCCAGCCAGAAGACCAAGCGCATGCGGACGTCCTTCAAGCACCACCAGCTGAGGACCATGAAGTCTTACTTTGCCATCAACCACAACCCAGACGCCAAGGACCTCAAGCAGCTCGCCCAGAAGACCGGCCTCACCAAGCGGGTGTTACAG GTTTGGTTTCAAAACGCCCGGGCGAAGTTCAGGAGGAACCTGCTGAGGCAGGAGAGCACGGGGGTGGACAAGGCGTCTGACGGCTCCACGCTGCAGGGCGGGACGCCATCGGGTCCGGCCTCAGAGATCTCCAACGCCTCCATGAGCCCCTCCAGCACCCCCACCACCCTGACGGACTTGACCAACCCCACCATGCCCACCGTCACCTCGGTGCTTACCTCGGTGCCGGGCGGCATGGACGTCCACGAGTGCCGGAGCCCGTCACAGACCACGCTGACCAGCCTCTTCTGA
- the lhx2b gene encoding LIM/homeobox protein Lhx2b isoform X2: MDILACRSEENSYNILPSAATMLFHGLPGGDVHGVVEEMDRRGKSESAAISSAIDMGESETSMPCMTSERVALCAGCGRKISDRYYLLAVDKQWHMRCLKCCECKLNLESELTCFSKDGSIYCKEDYYRFSVQRCARCHLGISASEMVMRARDLVYHLNCFTCTTCSKMLTTGDHFGMKDSLVYCRLHFETLIQGEYQTHFNHADVVPHKGLGPANTLGLSYFNGVGTVQKGRPRKRKSPGPGAELAAYNAALSCNENDGESMDRDSQYSSSQKTKRMRTSFKHHQLRTMKSYFAINHNPDAKDLKQLAQKTGLTKRVLQVWFQNARAKFRRNLLRQESTGVDKASDGSTLQGGTPSGPASEISNASMSPSSTPTTLTDLTNPTMPTVTSVLTSVPGGMDVHECRSPSQTTLTSLF; this comes from the exons ATGGACATATTGGCTTGCAGATCCGAAGAGAACAGTTATAATATCCTCCCCTCTGCGGCAACGATGCTTTTCCATGGCCTCCCTGGAGGCGACGTGCACGGTGTGGTGGAAGAAATGGACCGGAGAGGAAAGAGCGAGTCAGCAGCCATCAGTTCAGCCATCGATATGGGAGAATCAGAGACG TCCATGCCGTGTATGACCAGCGAGCGCGTGGCCCTGTGCGCGGGCTGCGGCAGGAAGATCTCGGACCGCTACTACCTGCTGGCCGTGGACAAGCAGTGGCACATGCGCTGCCTCAAGTGCTGCGAGTGCAAACTCAACCTGGAGTCCGAGCTCACCTGCTTCAGTAAGGACGGCAGCATCTACTGCAAGGAGGACTACTACAG ATTTTCGGTGCAGAGATGCGCTCGGTGCCACCTGGGGATCTCAGCCTCGGAGATGGTGATGCGGGCCCGGGACTTGGTCTACCACCTCAACTGCTTCACCTGCACCACATGCAGCAAGATGCTCACCACCGGGGACCACTTTGGCATGAAGGACAGTCTGGTGTACTGTCGGCTGCACTTTGAGACTCTCATCCAGGGAGAATATCAGACACATTTTAACCACGCGGACGTTGTCCCGCATAAAGGCCTGGGCCCGGCCAACACGCTCGGACTATCCTACTTCAACGGCGTGGGGACAGTGCAGAAAGGGCGGCCCAGGAAGAGGAAAAGCCCCGGGCCGGGGGCCGAGCTGGCTGCTTATAACGCAG CACTGAGCTGTAACGAGAACGACGGCGAGTCCATGGACCGGGACTCCCAGTACAGCTCCAGCCAGAAGACCAAGCGCATGCGGACGTCCTTCAAGCACCACCAGCTGAGGACCATGAAGTCTTACTTTGCCATCAACCACAACCCAGACGCCAAGGACCTCAAGCAGCTCGCCCAGAAGACCGGCCTCACCAAGCGGGTGTTACAG GTTTGGTTTCAAAACGCCCGGGCGAAGTTCAGGAGGAACCTGCTGAGGCAGGAGAGCACGGGGGTGGACAAGGCGTCTGACGGCTCCACGCTGCAGGGCGGGACGCCATCGGGTCCGGCCTCAGAGATCTCCAACGCCTCCATGAGCCCCTCCAGCACCCCCACCACCCTGACGGACTTGACCAACCCCACCATGCCCACCGTCACCTCGGTGCTTACCTCGGTGCCGGGCGGCATGGACGTCCACGAGTGCCGGAGCCCGTCACAGACCACGCTGACCAGCCTCTTCTGA
- the lhx2b gene encoding LIM/homeobox protein Lhx2b isoform X4: MPCMTSERVALCAGCGRKISDRYYLLAVDKQWHMRCLKCCECKLNLESELTCFSKDGSIYCKEDYYRRFSVQRCARCHLGISASEMVMRARDLVYHLNCFTCTTCSKMLTTGDHFGMKDSLVYCRLHFETLIQGEYQTHFNHADVVPHKGLGPANTLGLSYFNGVGTVQKGRPRKRKSPGPGAELAAYNAALSCNENDGESMDRDSQYSSSQKTKRMRTSFKHHQLRTMKSYFAINHNPDAKDLKQLAQKTGLTKRVLQVWFQNARAKFRRNLLRQESTGVDKASDGSTLQGGTPSGPASEISNASMSPSSTPTTLTDLTNPTMPTVTSVLTSVPGGMDVHECRSPSQTTLTSLF, from the exons ATGCCGTGTATGACCAGCGAGCGCGTGGCCCTGTGCGCGGGCTGCGGCAGGAAGATCTCGGACCGCTACTACCTGCTGGCCGTGGACAAGCAGTGGCACATGCGCTGCCTCAAGTGCTGCGAGTGCAAACTCAACCTGGAGTCCGAGCTCACCTGCTTCAGTAAGGACGGCAGCATCTACTGCAAGGAGGACTACTACAG AAGATTTTCGGTGCAGAGATGCGCTCGGTGCCACCTGGGGATCTCAGCCTCGGAGATGGTGATGCGGGCCCGGGACTTGGTCTACCACCTCAACTGCTTCACCTGCACCACATGCAGCAAGATGCTCACCACCGGGGACCACTTTGGCATGAAGGACAGTCTGGTGTACTGTCGGCTGCACTTTGAGACTCTCATCCAGGGAGAATATCAGACACATTTTAACCACGCGGACGTTGTCCCGCATAAAGGCCTGGGCCCGGCCAACACGCTCGGACTATCCTACTTCAACGGCGTGGGGACAGTGCAGAAAGGGCGGCCCAGGAAGAGGAAAAGCCCCGGGCCGGGGGCCGAGCTGGCTGCTTATAACGCAG CACTGAGCTGTAACGAGAACGACGGCGAGTCCATGGACCGGGACTCCCAGTACAGCTCCAGCCAGAAGACCAAGCGCATGCGGACGTCCTTCAAGCACCACCAGCTGAGGACCATGAAGTCTTACTTTGCCATCAACCACAACCCAGACGCCAAGGACCTCAAGCAGCTCGCCCAGAAGACCGGCCTCACCAAGCGGGTGTTACAG GTTTGGTTTCAAAACGCCCGGGCGAAGTTCAGGAGGAACCTGCTGAGGCAGGAGAGCACGGGGGTGGACAAGGCGTCTGACGGCTCCACGCTGCAGGGCGGGACGCCATCGGGTCCGGCCTCAGAGATCTCCAACGCCTCCATGAGCCCCTCCAGCACCCCCACCACCCTGACGGACTTGACCAACCCCACCATGCCCACCGTCACCTCGGTGCTTACCTCGGTGCCGGGCGGCATGGACGTCCACGAGTGCCGGAGCCCGTCACAGACCACGCTGACCAGCCTCTTCTGA
- the lhx2b gene encoding LIM/homeobox protein Lhx2b isoform X1, whose product MDILACRSEENSYNILPSAATMLFHGLPGGDVHGVVEEMDRRGKSESAAISSAIDMGESETSMPCMTSERVALCAGCGRKISDRYYLLAVDKQWHMRCLKCCECKLNLESELTCFSKDGSIYCKEDYYRRFSVQRCARCHLGISASEMVMRARDLVYHLNCFTCTTCSKMLTTGDHFGMKDSLVYCRLHFETLIQGEYQTHFNHADVVPHKGLGPANTLGLSYFNGVGTVQKGRPRKRKSPGPGAELAAYNAALSCNENDGESMDRDSQYSSSQKTKRMRTSFKHHQLRTMKSYFAINHNPDAKDLKQLAQKTGLTKRVLQVWFQNARAKFRRNLLRQESTGVDKASDGSTLQGGTPSGPASEISNASMSPSSTPTTLTDLTNPTMPTVTSVLTSVPGGMDVHECRSPSQTTLTSLF is encoded by the exons ATGGACATATTGGCTTGCAGATCCGAAGAGAACAGTTATAATATCCTCCCCTCTGCGGCAACGATGCTTTTCCATGGCCTCCCTGGAGGCGACGTGCACGGTGTGGTGGAAGAAATGGACCGGAGAGGAAAGAGCGAGTCAGCAGCCATCAGTTCAGCCATCGATATGGGAGAATCAGAGACG TCCATGCCGTGTATGACCAGCGAGCGCGTGGCCCTGTGCGCGGGCTGCGGCAGGAAGATCTCGGACCGCTACTACCTGCTGGCCGTGGACAAGCAGTGGCACATGCGCTGCCTCAAGTGCTGCGAGTGCAAACTCAACCTGGAGTCCGAGCTCACCTGCTTCAGTAAGGACGGCAGCATCTACTGCAAGGAGGACTACTACAG AAGATTTTCGGTGCAGAGATGCGCTCGGTGCCACCTGGGGATCTCAGCCTCGGAGATGGTGATGCGGGCCCGGGACTTGGTCTACCACCTCAACTGCTTCACCTGCACCACATGCAGCAAGATGCTCACCACCGGGGACCACTTTGGCATGAAGGACAGTCTGGTGTACTGTCGGCTGCACTTTGAGACTCTCATCCAGGGAGAATATCAGACACATTTTAACCACGCGGACGTTGTCCCGCATAAAGGCCTGGGCCCGGCCAACACGCTCGGACTATCCTACTTCAACGGCGTGGGGACAGTGCAGAAAGGGCGGCCCAGGAAGAGGAAAAGCCCCGGGCCGGGGGCCGAGCTGGCTGCTTATAACGCAG CACTGAGCTGTAACGAGAACGACGGCGAGTCCATGGACCGGGACTCCCAGTACAGCTCCAGCCAGAAGACCAAGCGCATGCGGACGTCCTTCAAGCACCACCAGCTGAGGACCATGAAGTCTTACTTTGCCATCAACCACAACCCAGACGCCAAGGACCTCAAGCAGCTCGCCCAGAAGACCGGCCTCACCAAGCGGGTGTTACAG GTTTGGTTTCAAAACGCCCGGGCGAAGTTCAGGAGGAACCTGCTGAGGCAGGAGAGCACGGGGGTGGACAAGGCGTCTGACGGCTCCACGCTGCAGGGCGGGACGCCATCGGGTCCGGCCTCAGAGATCTCCAACGCCTCCATGAGCCCCTCCAGCACCCCCACCACCCTGACGGACTTGACCAACCCCACCATGCCCACCGTCACCTCGGTGCTTACCTCGGTGCCGGGCGGCATGGACGTCCACGAGTGCCGGAGCCCGTCACAGACCACGCTGACCAGCCTCTTCTGA